The Legionella lansingensis DNA window GCGTTCGTGATCTTCTTTTAGGCAAAGCACCTAAAGACTTTGATATTGCTACAAATGCCACGCCGACTCAAATTAAAAAATTGTTCCGTAATGCTCGTATTATTGGACGTCGTTTCAAATTAGTACATATTATCTTCCACCGAGACATCATTGAGGTTGCAACGTTCCGCAAGAGCAGTGAATCTGAGACTGAGGCACTCGAAGCTAATCAGTTGACAAATGAAAGAGGGATGCTAGTCCGTGATAACGTTTATGGCACATTAGACGAAGATGCTTGGCGTCGCGATTTCACAGTCAATTCCCTCTACTATAACATCGACGATGCGACCATCGTTGACTTTACTGGTGGTGTTAACGATGTTGAGCAGCGAATACTACGCATCATTGGTGATCCGATCACTCGCTATCAGGAAGATCCTGTACGAATGTTACGTGCCATTCGTTTTAGTGCAAAATTACATTTTAAACTTGCGGCGGAAACGGCTGCTCCTATTCCTAAACTAAGCCATTTGATTAAAGATGTTTCTGGCTCACGCTTATTTGATGAAATGACAAAACTATACCAATGTGGTGAAGCCGAAACCGTTCATCGTCTGTTAGTTGAACATGGTTTGTTTTCTCATCTTTTTGAACAAACTGCGAATTTGATAGCCAACAGTGAATACCCAGTTAATGCTCTTCTTGGGATAGCGTTGGAGAATACAGACACTCGTGTTCGTGATGAGAAACCTGTTACACCAGCTTTTTTATTTGCTGTGTTACTTTGGTTTCCTTTAAAAACCCGAGCTATCTTTCTCCAAGAAAATGAAGGGATGGACCCTCTACCTGCCCTTGAAAAAGCCATGACACATGTCATCATTGAACAAAATCGGATCATTACCATTCCAAGACGCTTTAGTCAAGTCATGCGAGAAATATGGTTACTGCAGTTTCGTTTTCCAAAACGTTTTGGGAATCGAGCCTTTAATCTTTTGCAACATCCCAGATTTCGTGCAGCTTACGACTTTATGGCTTTGCGTGCCTTAGCTGGAGATGAATCCCTTGAATTAGCACAATGGTGGACAACGTTTCAGGAGAGCGATGAAAAAGAGCAAGCTACGATGGTAGCAGCGCTTATGCCACAACAACTCCCATATAAAGCTCGAAAACGCCGTAAACCTAAAGTTGTATCTTCCCAAAACAGTGGTCATCCTGAACATAGTGAAGGCTCCTCTTAAACTGGGGGAGATTCCTTTGGCTACGCTCAGAATGAATAGAAACAATCTTGTCATCCCGAGGAGCTTGCGACGAAATGAACCTTTGTTATCTTGGCCTTGGAAGTAATTTAAACTCACCAGAGCGTCAATTAAGACAGGCAATCCAGGCTTTGCGCCAATTACCTTCAACTTATTTACTTAAAGTTGCAAGATTTTATCGCAATAAAGCTTGGGGTCGTAAGGGTCAGCCTCGTTTTTATAATACTGTTGCCTTAATACAGACTTGCCTCACTCCACAGCAACTGCTCTTAACCTGCCAAAAAATAGAGAGAAAACAAGGACGCATTCGTCACGTTAAATGGGGAAGCAGAACGCTCGACATTGATATTCTGCTTTATGGCTCATTAATAATAGAGTCTGAAAAGTTGATCATTCCGCATCCCAGGATGCATTTGCGGGATTTTGTCATACTCCCGTTGCTCGAAATTTGTCCGAAACCGATTACCGAAGACAAACGTTTAGCTGCAATTGTGCAAAAAAGAGCATAGATAATTCTACGACCCCGATCCATCGTTTAACTGTGATTTATGACGTGCTTCGCACCTGCATCCTGAGACTATTGAAGGATTCATCAATTTAAGACTTTTCTAAAAGATCAACTACAATTAGCCTATCAGGTATCGTTTTTAAGCGAGGGAATCGTGTACAAATGTATCCTACACGCAACGGACTTAAGTGAAAATCATTTTGATATCTGTAAAAAAGCTACCGAAATTGCCGCACTTTTTGGGGCGAAACTCCACTTACTTCATGTAATCGAACCGCCAACAAGTTTACAATTAGCCCAAAGCCTTGGATTCGCAGAGCTTG harbors:
- the pcnB gene encoding polynucleotide adenylyltransferase PcnB, with protein sequence MLRKSRTSHPPVDASYIIPRTQHKVSKTDISINALKVLNRLNSAGFQAYLVGGSVRDLLLGKAPKDFDIATNATPTQIKKLFRNARIIGRRFKLVHIIFHRDIIEVATFRKSSESETEALEANQLTNERGMLVRDNVYGTLDEDAWRRDFTVNSLYYNIDDATIVDFTGGVNDVEQRILRIIGDPITRYQEDPVRMLRAIRFSAKLHFKLAAETAAPIPKLSHLIKDVSGSRLFDEMTKLYQCGEAETVHRLLVEHGLFSHLFEQTANLIANSEYPVNALLGIALENTDTRVRDEKPVTPAFLFAVLLWFPLKTRAIFLQENEGMDPLPALEKAMTHVIIEQNRIITIPRRFSQVMREIWLLQFRFPKRFGNRAFNLLQHPRFRAAYDFMALRALAGDESLELAQWWTTFQESDEKEQATMVAALMPQQLPYKARKRRKPKVVSSQNSGHPEHSEGSS
- the folK gene encoding 2-amino-4-hydroxy-6-hydroxymethyldihydropteridine diphosphokinase; translated protein: MNLCYLGLGSNLNSPERQLRQAIQALRQLPSTYLLKVARFYRNKAWGRKGQPRFYNTVALIQTCLTPQQLLLTCQKIERKQGRIRHVKWGSRTLDIDILLYGSLIIESEKLIIPHPRMHLRDFVILPLLEICPKPITEDKRLAAIVQKRA